From a region of the Sesamum indicum cultivar Zhongzhi No. 13 linkage group LG3, S_indicum_v1.0, whole genome shotgun sequence genome:
- the LOC105158043 gene encoding probable galacturonosyltransferase 11 isoform X1, whose protein sequence is MRRRATDYRRPVRRRLSCWIWVLLLLSLVAGCVLFAVQHKHQDEDHVEQPVREINHRNDRVVHENQNFTEEILSAKSYARQLAEQMTLAKAYVIIAKEHNNLHLAWELSSNIRSCQLLLSKAAMREEPISLEEAEPIIKSLSSLIFKAQDAHYDIATTITTMKSHIQALEERANAATIQSTVFGQLAAESIPKNLQCIDIKLTADWLQNKSMQELADERRNSPRLVDNNLYHFCIFSDNLLAVSVVVNSTVSNAEHPKQLVFHIVTNGVKYGAMQAWFLSNDFKGAAIEVQNIEDFTWLNTSYSPVVKQLLDADSHHYFFEISQVTSIEPKFHNPKYLSLLNHLRFYIPEIYPQLEKVVFLDDDVVVQKDLTPLFSLDLHGNVNGAVETCLEAFHRYYKYLNFSNPLISTKFDPQACGWAFGMNVFDLIAWRKENVTAKYHYWQEQNVDKSLWKLGSLPPGLLAFYGLTEPLDRRWHVLGLGYDLNIDNRLIETAAVIHFNGNMKPWLKLSIGRYRPLWEQYVNQTHRYLQDCVTS, encoded by the exons ATGCGGCGGCGGGCGACCGACTATCGGCGCCCGGTTCGAAGGAGGTTGTCGTGCTGGATCTGGGTGCTTCTTTTGTTGTCTTTGGTCGCAGGTTGTGTTTTGTTCGCTGTTCAGCATAAACATCAGGATGAGGATCATGTGGAACAACCTGTTCGG GAGATAAATCACAGAAATGACAGGGTTGTTCATGAGAATCAAAACTTTACTGAAGAAATATTAAGTGCTAAATCATATGCCAGACAGTTAGCAGAGCAAATGACCCTTGCCAAAGCTTATGTTATTATCGCAAAAGAACATAACAATCTCCATCTTGCTTGGGAGCTGAGTTCAAATATACGAAGTTGCCAACTTTTGCTCTCCAAGGCAGCCATGAGAGAGGAGCCCATATCGTTAGAGGAAGCTGAAccaataattaaaagtttatcaTCCCTCATCTTTAAGGCGCAGGATGCCCATTATGATATTGCAACCACAATTACAACAATGAAGTCCCATATTCAGGCTCTGGAGGAGCGTGCAAATGCAGCAACTATTCAGAGTACAGTATTTGGACAATTAGCTGCTGAATCAATACCCAAGAACCTTCAGTGCATTGACATTAAACTCACAGCTGATTGGCTTCAGAACAAGTCAATGCAGGAGCTTGCAGATGAAAGGAGGAACTCTCCCCGACTTGTGGACAATAACCTTTACCACTTCTGTATATTTTCTGATAACCTTCTGGCCGTTTCAGTAGTTGTTAATTCTACTGTTTCAAATGCTGAACATCCAAAGCAGCTTGTATTTCATATTGTGACAAATGGGGTAAAATATGGGGCAATGCAGGCTTGGTTCCTCAGTAACGATTTTAAAGGTGCTGCAATAGAAGTACAAAACATTGAAGACTTCACTTGGTTGAACACATCTTATTCGCCTGTTGTAAAACAACTACTTGATGCAGATTCACATCAttatttctttgaaatttcacAGGTTACCAGCATTGAACCAAAGTTCCATAATCCGAAGTACCTCTCTCTGTTGAATCATCTCCGGTTCTATATCCCAGAGATTTATCCCCAATTGGAAAAGGTAGTTTTTCTTGACGACGATGTTGTTGTCCAGAAGGATTTGACACCTCTCTTTTCGCTGGATTTGCATGGGAATGTGAATGGAGCTGTTGAAACTTGCCTGGAAGCTTTCCACCGGTACTATAAGTATCTAAATTTTTCGAACCCACTCATAAGCACCAAATTTGATCCCCAAGCATGCGGATGGGCATTCGGTATGAATGTTTTCGATTTGATTGCTTGGAGAAAGGAAAATGTGACtgcaaaatatcattattgGCAGGAACAAAATGTTGATAAGTCACTCTGGAAGCTTGGCAGTCTTCCTCCTGGACTTCTGGCTTTCTATGGATTGACAGAGCCGCTTGATAGGAGATGGCATGTTTTAGGGTTGGGTTATGATCTGAATATTGATAATCGCCTGATAGAGACTGCAGCTGTAATTCATTTCAACGGAAACATGAAGCCCTGGCTGAAGCTGAGCATAGGCAGGTATAGGCCTCTGTGGGAACAGTATGTGAATCAAACCCACCGATATCTTCAGGATTGTGTCACAAGTTAG
- the LOC105158043 gene encoding probable galacturonosyltransferase 11 isoform X2, whose protein sequence is MRRRATDYRRPVRRRLSCWIWVLLLLSLVAGCVLFAVQHKHQDEDHVEQPVREINHRNDRVVHENQNFTEEILSAKSYARQLAEQMTLAKAYVIIAKEHNNLHLAWELSSNIRSCQLLLSKAAMREEPISLEEAEPIIKSLSSLIFKAQDAHYDIATTITTMKSHIQALEERANAATIQSTVFGQLAAESIPKNLQCIDIKLTADWLQNKSMQELADERRNSPRLVDNNLYHFCIFSDNLLAVSVVVNSTVSNAEHPKQLVFHIVTNGVKYGAMQAWFLSNDFKGYQH, encoded by the exons ATGCGGCGGCGGGCGACCGACTATCGGCGCCCGGTTCGAAGGAGGTTGTCGTGCTGGATCTGGGTGCTTCTTTTGTTGTCTTTGGTCGCAGGTTGTGTTTTGTTCGCTGTTCAGCATAAACATCAGGATGAGGATCATGTGGAACAACCTGTTCGG GAGATAAATCACAGAAATGACAGGGTTGTTCATGAGAATCAAAACTTTACTGAAGAAATATTAAGTGCTAAATCATATGCCAGACAGTTAGCAGAGCAAATGACCCTTGCCAAAGCTTATGTTATTATCGCAAAAGAACATAACAATCTCCATCTTGCTTGGGAGCTGAGTTCAAATATACGAAGTTGCCAACTTTTGCTCTCCAAGGCAGCCATGAGAGAGGAGCCCATATCGTTAGAGGAAGCTGAAccaataattaaaagtttatcaTCCCTCATCTTTAAGGCGCAGGATGCCCATTATGATATTGCAACCACAATTACAACAATGAAGTCCCATATTCAGGCTCTGGAGGAGCGTGCAAATGCAGCAACTATTCAGAGTACAGTATTTGGACAATTAGCTGCTGAATCAATACCCAAGAACCTTCAGTGCATTGACATTAAACTCACAGCTGATTGGCTTCAGAACAAGTCAATGCAGGAGCTTGCAGATGAAAGGAGGAACTCTCCCCGACTTGTGGACAATAACCTTTACCACTTCTGTATATTTTCTGATAACCTTCTGGCCGTTTCAGTAGTTGTTAATTCTACTGTTTCAAATGCTGAACATCCAAAGCAGCTTGTATTTCATATTGTGACAAATGGGGTAAAATATGGGGCAATGCAGGCTTGGTTCCTCAGTAACGATTTTAAAG GTTACCAGCATTGA